In Companilactobacillus allii, one genomic interval encodes:
- a CDS encoding NADPH-dependent FMN reductase gives MSKKVAVLVGSLRKGSFSRQIANNLVEMFPSDYEPEFVEIGDLPLYNEDLDTPGNTPAAWTKFRDQMKEVSGVLFVTPEYNRSVPGGLKNAIDVGSRPYGESIWDKKPAAVVSVSPGAISGFGSNHHLRQSLVFLNMPTLQQPEAYLGNVTNMLDENGKVSEKSVGFLQSIVDAYVELLNRY, from the coding sequence ATGTCAAAAAAAGTTGCTGTTCTAGTAGGTAGTTTAAGAAAGGGTTCATTCTCACGCCAAATTGCTAATAACTTGGTAGAAATGTTCCCAAGTGATTACGAACCAGAGTTTGTTGAAATTGGTGATTTACCACTATATAATGAGGATCTTGATACACCAGGAAACACTCCTGCTGCCTGGACAAAGTTCAGAGATCAAATGAAAGAAGTTAGTGGTGTATTATTTGTAACACCTGAATATAATCGTTCAGTACCCGGTGGATTGAAGAATGCTATCGATGTCGGTTCACGTCCATACGGTGAAAGTATCTGGGATAAAAAGCCAGCAGCAGTCGTATCTGTATCACCTGGTGCTATTAGTGGTTTTGGTTCAAACCATCACTTACGTCAATCATTGGTATTCTTAAATATGCCAACACTTCAACAACCAGAAGCATATCTTGGTAATGTTACAAATATGCTTGATGAAAACGGCAAGGTTTCTGAGAAGTCAGTTGGATTCTTACAAAGTATTGTTGATGCTTATGTGGAATTGTTAAACCGTTATTAA
- a CDS encoding glycoside hydrolase family 3 protein, translated as MEQSMSQREINNLNLSKKVAQDGMVLLQNENKALPLRNKKVALYGSGSFATVKGGTGSGDVNQRHVSSIIEGLEADNFEIANKSWLMRFQKYYDSKKKEYYDNLDDSLMSLLAPAFSMDDMEIGEFVDAPIGIYVISRSSGEGQDRKNEKGDYQLTDNELSNIKLFSEYYQKSILLLNVGGVIDTDFIEKCPLLDSVLLISQPGMAAGEAVAEVLDGSVIPSGKLTDTWAFNYEDYPSAKYFGEKNPRYNEGIYVGYRYFDSFNITPRYEFGFGLSYAKFLIDTVKISGNEQKIDVSINVQNSSETFSGKEVVQLYVSNPQSEISTPYQSLQAYAKTDLLKPSGYQKLNMSFDTKNLAVYDQKNAQLVMIPGTYLIRVGNSSRNTTVVGKLKLDEKVILRQFEHKLAPLVDPTEIKDNKVLLEQVGGVPFILLKAKNFEKAPEIKYTDYNEVKTYSSDEDTKLPGKGFNETIENVPELQQMKLIDVLHRKISLKEFVGNLSKQELIDLVEGSWKSNNSGSMVGNASQLVFGAAGETTGNKRVGIPATVNADGPAGLRLSPEYKKDGKTHFQYATAWPIGTMLAQTWNQDIVKQVGVAIGNEMKEFGVTMWLAPGMNIHRNPLGGRNFEYFSEDPLLSGTMATAETLGVQSHTGIGVVIKHFLGNNQETKRNTGDSIIGEQALREIYLKNFEIAVKSAQPMGIMSSYNKVNGIYSGENYELLTNVLRDEWNFQGLVMTDWFSLADPVHSMHSGNDLIMPGGSQDKLFSAVDNLRPEFDDDGSISIRKSFDVETFKQKYNNLWNDFELAADGDNYIRVNITEKINESMKRSILNGTVQIIDDNTLLLKGNWKDNNDLYIGDLQKSAMRILNVVMRTDRFAKENGLGEIKYNQNMELDSYFG; from the coding sequence ATGGAACAAAGTATGTCACAAAGAGAAATCAATAATTTGAATTTATCTAAAAAAGTAGCTCAAGATGGTATGGTTTTACTGCAAAATGAGAATAAAGCTTTGCCGTTACGTAACAAAAAAGTTGCACTCTATGGAAGTGGTTCTTTTGCTACTGTAAAAGGTGGTACAGGCTCAGGTGACGTGAACCAGCGTCATGTTTCTTCTATTATAGAGGGACTTGAAGCGGACAACTTTGAAATCGCCAATAAGAGTTGGTTAATGAGATTTCAAAAATATTATGATTCCAAGAAAAAAGAATATTATGATAATTTAGATGACTCATTAATGTCATTACTTGCACCAGCCTTTTCAATGGACGATATGGAAATAGGTGAGTTTGTTGACGCACCCATAGGAATCTATGTTATTTCACGTAGTTCTGGTGAGGGTCAAGATAGGAAGAATGAAAAGGGTGATTATCAGCTAACAGATAATGAATTATCCAATATCAAACTTTTTAGTGAATATTATCAAAAGAGTATTCTTTTATTAAATGTCGGTGGTGTAATTGATACTGATTTTATTGAGAAATGTCCTTTGTTAGATAGTGTCTTGTTGATATCACAACCTGGCATGGCTGCTGGTGAAGCAGTTGCTGAAGTTCTAGATGGTTCAGTAATTCCAAGTGGTAAGCTGACAGATACTTGGGCTTTTAACTATGAAGACTATCCTTCTGCTAAATATTTTGGTGAAAAGAACCCTCGTTATAACGAAGGTATTTATGTTGGTTATAGATATTTTGATAGTTTCAATATTACCCCTAGATATGAATTCGGATTTGGGCTGAGTTATGCTAAGTTTTTAATAGATACGGTTAAGATATCTGGTAATGAACAAAAAATTGATGTTAGTATAAACGTTCAAAATTCTAGCGAGACTTTTTCTGGTAAGGAAGTCGTACAATTGTATGTTTCCAATCCTCAATCAGAAATTTCAACTCCATATCAGAGTCTACAAGCATATGCTAAAACTGATCTATTGAAGCCAAGTGGTTATCAAAAGTTGAATATGAGTTTTGATACTAAAAATCTTGCAGTTTACGATCAAAAAAATGCTCAACTAGTAATGATTCCAGGTACTTATTTAATTAGAGTGGGAAATAGTTCTAGAAATACTACCGTAGTAGGTAAATTAAAACTTGACGAAAAGGTTATTTTAAGACAATTTGAGCATAAATTAGCACCACTTGTAGATCCAACAGAAATTAAAGATAATAAAGTTTTATTAGAACAAGTAGGTGGTGTTCCATTTATACTCCTCAAAGCTAAGAATTTTGAAAAGGCACCAGAGATCAAGTATACAGACTACAATGAAGTGAAAACTTATTCTAGTGATGAAGATACTAAATTACCAGGTAAAGGATTTAATGAAACGATAGAGAATGTACCTGAATTGCAACAAATGAAATTAATAGATGTCCTTCATAGAAAAATCTCATTAAAGGAATTTGTAGGTAATTTATCTAAACAAGAATTAATTGACTTGGTAGAAGGATCATGGAAATCCAATAACAGTGGGAGCATGGTAGGTAATGCTTCACAACTAGTTTTTGGTGCTGCGGGTGAAACTACTGGTAATAAACGTGTTGGAATACCAGCAACAGTAAATGCCGATGGTCCAGCTGGTTTGAGGCTTAGTCCAGAGTATAAGAAAGATGGTAAGACACACTTTCAATATGCCACTGCTTGGCCTATTGGGACCATGTTAGCACAGACTTGGAATCAAGATATTGTTAAACAAGTCGGAGTTGCAATTGGTAACGAGATGAAGGAGTTTGGAGTCACAATGTGGCTAGCACCGGGTATGAATATTCACAGAAATCCACTTGGTGGTCGTAACTTTGAATATTTCTCAGAAGATCCACTCTTGTCAGGAACAATGGCAACAGCAGAAACGCTTGGTGTTCAAAGCCACACTGGTATAGGTGTAGTAATAAAACATTTCTTGGGCAATAACCAAGAAACCAAACGAAATACTGGTGACAGTATCATAGGTGAACAGGCACTTAGAGAAATTTATCTCAAGAACTTTGAAATAGCTGTCAAATCAGCTCAGCCTATGGGAATCATGTCTTCATATAACAAGGTTAATGGAATTTATTCTGGAGAGAATTATGAGTTATTAACTAATGTTTTGAGGGATGAGTGGAATTTTCAAGGATTGGTAATGACAGATTGGTTTAGTCTAGCTGATCCAGTCCACAGTATGCATTCAGGCAATGACTTAATAATGCCGGGTGGTTCACAAGATAAGTTATTTTCAGCTGTAGACAACCTACGTCCAGAGTTCGACGATGATGGAAGTATTTCAATTCGCAAATCATTTGATGTAGAAACATTTAAACAAAAGTACAATAATCTGTGGAATGACTTTGAGCTTGCAGCAGATGGTGACAATTACATTCGAGTGAATATCACTGAAAAAATTAATGAAAGTATGAAAAGGTCAATTCTTAATGGTACAGTTCAGATTATTGACGATAATACCTTGTTACTGAAAGGTAATTGGAAAGATAATAACGACTTGTATATAGGTGATTTACAGAAATCAGCCATGCGTATTTTGAATGTTGTTATGCGAACCGATCGTTTTGCAAAGGAAAATGGATTAGGGGAAATTAAATATAATCAGAATATGGAATTGGATTCTTATTTTGGGTAA
- the coaBC gene encoding bifunctional phosphopantothenoylcysteine decarboxylase/phosphopantothenate--cysteine ligase CoaBC, with the protein MLKGKHITIYVTGGIAVYKSLNIVRELIKNQAEVQVVMTKAAQKFVTPLTFATLSQRPVLTDNFSAQSSQDDFIPHIKLARWTDLAVVVPATANIIGKLANGIADDLTSTTLMATDSPKLIFPTMNTTMWENPAVQNNINKLSLMDIKIVDPDSGFLAEGESGKGRLPELNTIMVEIFKMFTKPVLAGVNVIVTAGGTKEALDPVRFIGNNSSGKMGIAMANVAADMGAHVTLISTVHDYLNSPNIDEIQVNTAVEMKESLEKVFPKNDVLIMAAAVSDFRPMHKSTQKIKKDADKDLYTIQLQKNPDILKEISKKKDKQFVVGFAAETENLIPYAKKKLYEKNVDMILANDVSKAGSGFNVDTNEITLIRRDKEPETWPLMSKNDIAAKFWEYYDEHIK; encoded by the coding sequence ATGTTAAAAGGTAAACATATTACTATTTACGTTACAGGCGGCATCGCCGTTTATAAATCATTAAATATTGTTCGTGAATTAATAAAAAATCAAGCAGAAGTTCAGGTTGTAATGACGAAGGCTGCTCAGAAATTCGTTACTCCACTAACTTTTGCCACATTGAGTCAACGTCCTGTCTTAACTGATAATTTCAGTGCCCAATCATCACAAGATGACTTCATCCCTCATATAAAACTGGCTCGTTGGACTGATTTAGCTGTTGTTGTACCTGCTACAGCAAATATCATTGGAAAACTTGCCAATGGAATTGCCGATGATTTAACATCAACTACACTGATGGCAACTGATTCACCTAAGTTGATTTTCCCGACTATGAATACAACTATGTGGGAAAATCCAGCCGTTCAAAACAATATAAACAAACTAAGCTTAATGGATATAAAAATCGTTGATCCTGACTCTGGATTCCTTGCTGAAGGAGAAAGTGGAAAAGGAAGATTACCAGAGCTAAACACTATCATGGTAGAAATCTTCAAAATGTTCACTAAACCTGTCTTAGCTGGAGTGAATGTAATTGTAACCGCAGGTGGAACAAAAGAGGCACTCGACCCAGTACGTTTCATAGGAAACAATTCATCTGGTAAAATGGGAATTGCCATGGCTAATGTTGCGGCTGATATGGGAGCGCACGTTACTTTGATCAGTACGGTTCATGATTATTTAAATTCGCCCAATATTGATGAGATTCAGGTTAATACTGCTGTTGAAATGAAAGAATCATTAGAAAAAGTATTCCCCAAAAATGACGTTCTAATCATGGCAGCTGCTGTCTCTGACTTTAGACCAATGCATAAATCCACTCAGAAAATCAAAAAAGATGCTGACAAGGATTTGTATACCATTCAATTACAAAAAAATCCTGATATTTTGAAAGAAATTTCTAAGAAGAAGGACAAACAATTTGTCGTGGGATTTGCGGCTGAAACTGAAAATCTCATCCCTTATGCAAAGAAAAAATTGTACGAAAAAAATGTAGACATGATCCTAGCTAATGATGTATCAAAAGCTGGTTCTGGTTTCAACGTTGATACTAACGAAATAACTTTGATCAGACGAGATAAAGAACCAGAAACCTGGCCTTTGATGTCCAAGAACGACATTGCCGCTAAGTTTTGGGAATATTACGATGAACATATTAAATAG
- a CDS encoding amino acid decarboxylase gives MPRFNITKENYTMTANVSTIGKDILIEVIGGDNPHIGTVTTLTSDTDMQTIRFPSHDGRLHKDDVLAKRIGTIIQSKLPGSCTISSGVHVNHISQKQIMVSSSMANDLGKQILSWLDSYDFDMPDPIYYTDSKNPV, from the coding sequence ATGCCAAGATTTAACATTACAAAAGAAAATTATACTATGACTGCCAATGTTTCAACTATTGGTAAAGATATTCTAATTGAAGTAATCGGTGGAGATAATCCCCATATTGGAACAGTCACAACTTTGACTTCGGATACTGATATGCAGACGATACGTTTTCCAAGTCATGATGGACGATTGCACAAAGATGACGTCCTGGCAAAACGCATTGGAACGATAATTCAATCCAAGTTACCAGGCAGCTGTACTATTAGTTCTGGAGTACATGTTAATCATATTTCTCAAAAGCAGATCATGGTTTCTAGTAGTATGGCTAATGACTTAGGTAAACAAATCCTTAGTTGGCTTGATTCATATGACTTTGATATGCCGGATCCAATTTACTATACTGATTCAAAAAATCCAGTATAA
- a CDS encoding UbiX family flavin prenyltransferase yields the protein MPNRKKKIVIGVTGASGTVYAIDLIKKLKKVPNVETHGIFSAWAKKNLQLETDYSLEEIRNMLDFYYNDSDLGATIASGSFLTDGMVIVPASMKTVASIAVGIGDNLISRAADVTLKEQRKLIMVPRETPLNTIHLENMTKLSKMGVQMIPPIPAFYNHPKTIQDLVDHQTMKIFDALGIDSESTGRWEGI from the coding sequence TTGCCTAATCGTAAGAAGAAAATTGTCATCGGAGTAACTGGTGCATCAGGTACCGTGTATGCTATAGATTTAATTAAGAAGTTAAAAAAAGTTCCTAATGTGGAAACTCACGGTATATTTAGTGCTTGGGCCAAAAAGAACCTTCAACTAGAAACAGATTACTCATTAGAAGAAATTCGTAACATGCTTGATTTTTATTATAACGACAGTGATCTGGGTGCCACTATAGCCAGTGGTTCGTTTTTGACTGATGGAATGGTCATTGTACCTGCAAGCATGAAGACAGTTGCCAGTATCGCAGTTGGTATAGGTGATAATTTGATCTCGCGTGCGGCAGATGTTACTTTGAAAGAACAAAGAAAACTTATTATGGTGCCACGTGAAACGCCACTGAATACGATCCATTTGGAGAATATGACTAAGTTGTCAAAGATGGGAGTACAAATGATTCCACCAATCCCAGCTTTTTATAATCATCCCAAAACAATTCAAGATTTAGTTGATCATCAAACAATGAAAATATTTGATGCGTTGGGAATTGATAGTGAGTCCACTGGACGTTGGGAGGGGATTTGA
- a CDS encoding UbiD family decarboxylase, producing the protein MTDQPYDLRKVIEELKQQPGQYHETNVEVDPDAELSGVYRYIGAGGTVERPTREGPAMMFENVKGFPGTRVLIGAMASRKRDGMILHHDYKTLGRLLKDSVENPVKPVKVSKKDAPSQEIVHLATDKDFDIRKILPAPTNTEYDAGPYITMGVVFGSDPDKTMSDVTIHRMVLEDKDTIGMYIMPGGRHIGHFQKQFEKLNKPMPITINIGLDPAITIGATFEPPTTPLGYNELWVAGALRNQPVQIVDGVAVNENAIARAEYVVEAEIMPNETMQEDINTNTGKAMPEFPGYDGDANPAVNVVKVKAITHRKDNPIMQTTIGPSEEHVSMAGIPTEASILELVDRAIPGKVVNVYNPPAGGGKLMTIMQIHKDSEADEGIQKQAAILALSAFKELKTVILVDEDVDIFDMNDVIWTLNTRFQGDQDIMVLPGMRNHPLDPSERPQYDPKSIRFRGMSSKTIFDGTVPFDMSDQFKRASFKKVSDWKKYLE; encoded by the coding sequence ATGACTGATCAACCATATGATTTAAGAAAAGTTATTGAGGAATTAAAACAACAACCAGGTCAATATCATGAAACTAATGTTGAGGTAGATCCTGATGCAGAATTATCTGGAGTTTATCGTTATATCGGTGCTGGTGGTACAGTTGAGAGACCGACTAGAGAGGGTCCCGCAATGATGTTTGAAAATGTCAAAGGGTTTCCTGGTACTCGTGTACTCATTGGTGCTATGGCAAGTCGTAAGCGTGATGGGATGATTTTGCATCATGATTATAAGACATTAGGTCGTTTATTGAAGGATTCTGTTGAAAATCCAGTTAAACCAGTTAAGGTTTCAAAAAAGGATGCTCCATCTCAAGAAATAGTTCATTTAGCAACTGATAAAGATTTTGATATTAGAAAGATTTTGCCAGCTCCAACAAATACTGAATACGATGCTGGTCCATATATTACGATGGGAGTTGTATTTGGTTCAGACCCTGATAAGACTATGAGTGATGTTACTATTCACCGTATGGTTCTTGAGGATAAGGACACAATTGGCATGTATATCATGCCTGGTGGCAGACACATCGGACACTTCCAAAAGCAATTTGAAAAATTAAATAAACCAATGCCGATTACGATAAACATTGGCCTAGATCCAGCAATTACCATTGGAGCAACGTTTGAGCCACCTACAACTCCACTTGGATACAATGAATTGTGGGTCGCTGGAGCACTACGTAATCAACCGGTACAAATCGTTGACGGTGTGGCTGTTAATGAGAACGCAATCGCTCGTGCAGAGTATGTTGTAGAGGCTGAGATCATGCCTAATGAAACGATGCAAGAAGATATTAATACTAACACTGGCAAGGCAATGCCAGAATTCCCAGGTTATGATGGGGATGCTAATCCAGCTGTTAATGTTGTAAAGGTTAAAGCAATCACGCATAGAAAAGATAATCCAATTATGCAGACAACAATTGGACCTAGTGAAGAACATGTCTCAATGGCCGGAATCCCTACTGAAGCAAGTATTCTAGAGCTTGTTGACAGAGCGATTCCTGGTAAGGTCGTTAATGTATACAATCCACCAGCAGGTGGTGGTAAATTAATGACTATCATGCAAATTCACAAGGATAGTGAGGCAGATGAAGGAATCCAAAAGCAGGCTGCAATTCTTGCCTTGTCAGCGTTCAAAGAATTGAAAACGGTTATTTTAGTCGATGAAGATGTTGATATATTCGATATGAATGATGTTATTTGGACATTGAATACAAGGTTTCAAGGTGACCAAGATATTATGGTATTACCTGGGATGAGAAATCATCCATTAGATCCATCTGAGAGACCACAATATGATCCCAAATCAATACGTTTTCGTGGAATGAGTTCAAAGACAATCTTTGATGGGACTGTACCATTTGATATGTCAGATCAATTCAAACGTGCTAGCTTTAAAAAGGTATCAGACTGGAAGAAATATTTGGAATAA
- a CDS encoding LysR family transcriptional regulator, with protein sequence MNIHRLEIFVDLSKTFNYTDTAENFYTTQSNISKQILSLEKELSVSLFKREHRKIELTNEGRIILPHAQKIIDDFTNLQHDLNDYQDAKNLTIEMYTIPTMPNYQSFNLITQFLKQHPEIHVQLKEEESNNLFTALKSDKCEMIFARTFSFDDDKLEYIPMEFDSFVAVLPKHHKYAKLNKLDIEDLAHDNFLILGKSTNLYTPVTDLCHNAGFNPKVMYEGSRVDLIMQMVENNMGISILMEKTVKSFKNNNFVTVPITSNVENELGFFRKKGKHSEASEVFWKFIKNNIK encoded by the coding sequence ATGAATATTCATCGATTAGAAATATTTGTAGATCTTTCTAAAACGTTTAATTATACTGATACTGCTGAAAACTTTTATACAACCCAAAGTAATATCTCTAAACAAATTTTGTCATTGGAAAAAGAATTATCAGTCTCATTGTTTAAAAGAGAACATCGCAAAATTGAATTAACAAATGAAGGTAGGATTATTTTGCCACATGCGCAAAAAATAATCGATGATTTTACAAATCTTCAACATGACTTGAATGATTATCAAGATGCTAAAAATTTAACCATTGAGATGTATACTATTCCGACTATGCCAAACTACCAAAGCTTCAATTTGATTACTCAATTCTTGAAGCAACATCCAGAGATTCACGTTCAACTTAAGGAAGAAGAGAGCAATAACTTATTTACTGCATTGAAATCTGATAAGTGTGAAATGATATTTGCCAGAACGTTTTCGTTTGATGATGACAAGTTAGAATATATTCCCATGGAGTTTGATAGCTTTGTTGCGGTACTGCCTAAACACCACAAATATGCTAAATTAAATAAGTTAGATATAGAAGACTTAGCGCATGATAATTTCCTCATATTAGGTAAATCGACTAATTTGTACACGCCTGTGACGGATCTATGCCATAATGCTGGATTCAATCCAAAAGTAATGTATGAAGGTTCACGTGTCGATTTAATAATGCAAATGGTAGAGAATAATATGGGGATTTCGATATTAATGGAGAAGACTGTTAAGAGCTTCAAGAATAATAATTTTGTTACAGTCCCTATAACTAGTAATGTTGAAAATGAATTGGGCTTTTTTCGCAAGAAAGGTAAGCATTCGGAGGCGTCTGAAGTTTTCTGGAAGTTCATTAAGAATAATATCAAATAA
- a CDS encoding MMPL family transporter, translating into MKRITKKYTLALVGWIIVVLVAILAMPNVSQLVRDKGNITLPSYVESQQASRIEKKANGNKSVRTYTAVFNNNGNNKFTAAQSKKITHKLSKLENKNSLTIQKVMSPSENAQTKKQLISKDKSTQLAQITVNSSGTVSKQVNELQKQLKMDGVKTYVTGSDALNDEFTSVTEKGIQKTEVIAVIFIFIVLIIVFRSPIVPLISLLNVGVAFVTSLSIIMNLAQKYNFPLSNFTQVFLVVVLFGIGTDYNILLYNYFKGALARGMSAVEAAHDAQRHGGRTILYSGISVLIGFSVLSLAKFSFYQSAVGVAIGILVLLMVLLTLNMFFMETLGAKMFWPSKISGARGKSRLWYGLSRSALAYPVVILAIIAIVGVPFLVNSNTTLNFNNADEVPNSYEAKKGYEVIQDHFSKGMSAPVTIYIQNSKKLDTQSRLAAIDDLTQYLKKEPGVKTVASATQPGGDKIKSMYLKSQLTTITDGLKTSSKGIQEIKSGLNSANSQLTSANISGSTAQVQELADGTSQLQTGAQTLSSGIDQYTSGVSQVNSGLQSASSQMPTLTSGVSTLTSSSQQLSSGLSQLQSQMTALSSQATQILTLLAASGQDTSTAAAEMTQLQGAIGQLSTGSSAVSSGMSQLQNQIPTLTAGMSTLSSGTSTLVASNSTLTSGGQSVASGATQVNTGVQEMNTQLQSMATQVTQLQSGLSSASDGLDSLASGNATMKTYLDGLRTSYVGNTFYLPKDTIKSSEFKPALDNYMSSNRKIASITLVFKGDPNSDKTSKQLKTIQSDTDARLKHGVLKNATVAFGGQTSENNDTRKLANGDFGRTALIMTIGIGIALIVVTESILQPMTIIGTLLLAYEISLGITRVVSKFVLGDALLSWNTPFFTFIMLMALGVDYSIFLMVRFRDETDHDLKDRMLNAATAIGAVVISAAIILSGTFAALIPSGVTTLIQVALGVIFGLIILVIFLPLTLSSLISLTMWHENRMHRTKKPDKNIEQVKSSDDDDDKADSTK; encoded by the coding sequence ATGAAGCGGATAACCAAAAAATATACGCTCGCACTTGTTGGGTGGATAATCGTTGTGCTTGTCGCAATTCTTGCGATGCCAAACGTATCACAACTGGTAAGGGATAAGGGTAATATTACTTTACCTAGCTATGTAGAAAGTCAACAGGCTTCTAGGATTGAAAAAAAGGCGAATGGAAATAAATCAGTTCGTACTTATACAGCGGTGTTTAATAATAACGGGAATAATAAATTTACCGCTGCGCAATCAAAGAAAATTACTCATAAATTGAGTAAGCTTGAGAATAAAAATTCACTTACGATTCAAAAAGTAATGAGTCCTAGTGAGAATGCTCAAACTAAAAAGCAACTTATCTCAAAAGATAAGTCTACTCAATTAGCTCAAATTACTGTTAACAGTAGTGGAACTGTAAGTAAGCAAGTAAATGAACTTCAAAAACAATTGAAGATGGATGGCGTTAAGACCTATGTTACAGGTTCAGATGCCTTAAATGATGAATTTACATCTGTCACAGAAAAAGGAATTCAAAAGACTGAAGTTATCGCGGTTATCTTTATCTTCATCGTCTTGATTATCGTCTTCCGTTCACCAATTGTTCCATTGATTTCATTATTAAATGTTGGTGTAGCCTTTGTTACATCATTGAGCATAATAATGAATTTGGCTCAAAAATATAATTTCCCACTATCTAACTTCACGCAAGTGTTCTTAGTGGTTGTATTATTCGGTATTGGTACTGATTACAATATCCTACTATATAATTACTTCAAGGGGGCCCTAGCCCGGGGAATGTCGGCAGTTGAAGCCGCTCATGATGCTCAACGTCATGGTGGTAGAACTATTTTATACAGTGGTATCTCAGTTCTAATTGGATTCTCTGTATTGTCTCTAGCCAAATTCTCCTTCTATCAAAGTGCTGTTGGTGTTGCTATTGGTATCTTAGTTCTATTAATGGTACTTCTAACACTTAACATGTTCTTTATGGAAACACTTGGAGCTAAGATGTTTTGGCCAAGCAAGATTTCTGGTGCACGTGGTAAGAGTCGTCTATGGTATGGATTATCAAGATCAGCTCTTGCATACCCAGTTGTGATCTTAGCAATCATTGCAATTGTTGGTGTTCCATTCTTAGTCAATTCAAATACAACGTTGAACTTTAATAACGCTGACGAAGTTCCTAATTCATATGAAGCTAAAAAAGGTTATGAAGTAATTCAAGATCACTTTAGTAAAGGTATGTCAGCTCCAGTTACAATATATATTCAAAACAGTAAGAAACTTGATACACAATCAAGACTTGCCGCAATTGATGATTTGACTCAATATCTTAAAAAAGAACCCGGTGTTAAGACAGTTGCTTCAGCAACTCAACCAGGTGGAGATAAGATTAAGAGTATGTATCTAAAGAGTCAATTAACAACTATTACAGATGGTTTGAAGACTTCATCTAAGGGTATTCAAGAAATCAAATCTGGTTTGAATTCAGCTAATTCACAACTTACTAGTGCTAATATCTCTGGAAGTACAGCTCAAGTTCAAGAATTAGCCGATGGAACTAGTCAATTACAGACTGGTGCTCAAACACTATCAAGTGGTATTGATCAGTACACTAGTGGTGTTTCACAAGTTAATTCAGGTCTACAAAGTGCAAGTAGTCAAATGCCTACTTTAACAAGTGGTGTTTCCACTCTTACAAGTAGTTCTCAACAGCTTTCTAGTGGACTTTCACAACTACAAAGTCAGATGACTGCATTGTCATCACAAGCCACACAGATACTTACATTGTTGGCAGCAAGTGGACAAGATACTTCAACTGCAGCTGCTGAAATGACACAGTTACAAGGTGCAATTGGTCAATTGAGTACTGGATCATCTGCTGTTTCTAGTGGTATGTCACAACTACAAAATCAAATTCCAACTTTGACTGCCGGTATGTCTACGTTGTCTAGTGGAACAAGTACATTAGTTGCTTCAAACTCAACATTAACAAGTGGTGGTCAAAGTGTAGCAAGTGGTGCTACACAAGTTAATACTGGTGTTCAAGAAATGAACACACAATTACAATCAATGGCTACACAAGTAACACAACTACAATCAGGATTAAGCTCTGCTAGTGATGGTCTTGATTCATTAGCCTCAGGTAACGCAACTATGAAGACATATCTAGATGGATTGCGTACATCATATGTCGGTAATACATTCTACTTACCTAAAGACACTATTAAGAGTAGTGAATTTAAACCAGCTCTTGATAATTACATGAGTAGTAATCGTAAAATTGCTTCTATCACACTTGTATTCAAGGGTGATCCAAACAGTGATAAGACTTCTAAACAATTGAAGACAATTCAATCAGATACAGATGCTAGATTGAAACATGGTGTATTGAAGAATGCTACTGTTGCCTTTGGTGGTCAAACATCAGAGAACAATGATACAAGAAAACTTGCCAATGGTGACTTTGGACGTACAGCATTGATTATGACAATCGGTATTGGTATTGCCTTGATCGTTGTTACAGAGTCGATCCTTCAACCTATGACAATTATTGGTACATTGTTATTAGCATATGAGATCTCACTTGGTATTACACGTGTTGTATCTAAGTTTGTCTTAGGTGATGCGTTACTAAGTTGGAATACACCATTCTTCACATTTATCATGTTGATGGCATTGGGTGTTGATTACAGTATCTTCTTGATGGTAAGATTCCGAGATGAGACGGATCATGATTTGAAGGATAGAATGTTGAATGCTGCTACAGCAATTGGTGCGGTTGTTATATCAGCTGCTATCATATTGAGTGGTACATTTGCCGCCTTGATTCCTTCAGGTGTTACAACATTAATTCAAGTTGCATTAGGTGTTATCTTTGGATTAATAATCTTAGTCATATTCCTTCCATTAACGTTATCATCGTTGATCAGTTTGACGATGTGGCACGAAAATAGAATGCATAGAACTAAGAAACCAGATAAGAATATTGAACAAGTTAAGTCATCAGATGACGATGATGATAAGGCTGATTCTACTAAGTAA